The sequence TGCGACGCGCAGTCCCTGCACCTGAGCCTGGCGATCATCGCGCAGCGCATCCGGCCGCACCTGCCGGACGCGGTGGCCGAGCGCCTGGCCGCGGCGCAGGGGCAGGTGGCCCCGCAGGGGCAGGTGGTGGCGGTGGCGGGTGCCCTGACGCACCTGACGGTGCCGGTGGTGCTGGACTTCGATCAGGCCGAGCGGGCCAGCCTGGAACTGGCGGGCTTCATTCAGCTGCTCGTCAACACGGACACGCGGGCGCTGTGCGTGCTCAGCTGCCGCGAGGCGGAGTACGCGGCGGGCGGGAAGCTGATTCAGCAGCTGCGGCGGGTACTGCCAGAGGACCGCAGTCACCTGGTGCAGCTGGGCCCGCTGAGCGTGGCCAGCGTGACAGACGCCCTCAAGCAGCTTGACCCGTTGCAGGCCCCGGAGGTGCTGGAGGTGCAGGCCGTGCAGCTGATGCAGCGGACCGGCGGGTCGCCGCTGCTGCTGCGCGAGGCGCTGAGTGAGGATTTTCCGGCGTTGACGATTCACACGCGTATGGATGAGCGGCTGGACAGCGAGATTGACAGCTGGCCGGAGGACGTGCGGCACGGCCTGGAGGCGCTCAGCCTGCTGCTGACGCCCGTTGATCAGGCGCTGGTCGCGGAGTTGCAGGTGGTGCCGGCCGAGGACGCGACGCGGTTCCTGACGCAGGCGCATGCCTGCGGGGCGCTGTGTGAGCACCGGCAGGGCGGCGTGGTGGTGCTGCAGGCGGGCCTGAGGGTCGAGGGGCATCAGGCGGCGGTGGATTCCCTGTTCCGGGATGAGCACCTGCGGGTGCGCCTGGCGAGTCGTCTGGCGGCGCCGCGCCGGGTCGAGATGAACCGCCGGCTGGCGCAGGTGTTCGCCCCGCGTCATGCGGGCCTGGCGCGCTTCTACGCCCTCCGGGCGGGACTGACTCCGCCGCCGGACGTGCCGGGCGTGCCGGGCGTGCCGGGTCCGGTGATCTCGTCGGTGATGCGGGCGCCGCCGCCGCTGCCGCACGTGGAGCCGCCCGCGCCGAACTCGACGGATCAGCCGCCCGTGACGGCCGAGGGGTACGTGCTGACGGTGGACCGGGGGTGGCTGCGGGTGCTGCGCCGGGGGCGGTACGGTCCGGCGCAGACGCTGACGCTGCGGGTGCCGGGCGCGGCAGATGAGGGCGGGGCGCGCACCCTGAGTCTGATCTGGCGGCTGGACCGCTTCACGGGTGGTTTTCAGTTTGATCCGCAGGAGGTGCCGTTCCCGCTAGGGGTGTGGCCGGGCGGCCCGGCGACGGTGTTCACGCCGTACGATCAGCCTGATTTTGAGGAGTGTGGCGTGCCGGTCGGGGTGCGGCGCGAGGTGACGGTGGGCCGCTGGATGCACCACACGCTGACGGTGCCGGTGAAGCCGGCGGCGCCCTGGATTGAGCTGCGCTTCCGGAGTCTGGATCTGATCCTGACGGTTGCGGGGCTCAGCGTGGGGGGACGGCAGGTGCTGCCGTTGACGTCCGGGCGCGCGGTGAACGCCGGGGTGCAGCTCCGCTGAGGCCCGCGCTGTCCGGCAGGCCCGCTGAGCGCCCACCCGGAGTGGCGGCCCGGCGGGTCTGCCCTGCTGGGTCGGCGGGGGCTGCGCCGGGCTGGTAGCTGTGGGGACTGATGAGCGTCCAGGCTCAGGCCCAGCAGCGCTGCATGAGTTCAATCATGCAGCGCTGCTGCGTAGCGTGTTTCAGTAATTCCATCTCTGAACGCGGGTGACCTTTGATACGGGTCACTCGCGTATTTGGTCGGAGTGAGGCGGTCGATGTGAGTTTCCGGACCAGTCACCTCACCATTCAATTTCATTAAAGTTTTATAAAGTATAAACAGATTTCCTCTCATTTTTCACAGATGTTGAGATTTTCACGGAGTCATCGTGTGCTCGGTTTTGTGATGTGCAGGCGGTCATTAAGCTGGGATGAAGGCGGCGCAGTTCTGCTCTGCTCCCCACAGACGGGGCTTGGAAATCTCGATTTTGCTGGACCGACAACTGTTAAATACTTCCCGAAATTTCCTACGTGAGAAAAAACAGAGGTCAGGGCGGCATGGAGCTCTCATGCACGTCCACAATGATTCATTCTGCACTCGCAGCTATTGATTCGGTTGTCTTCAATGAATGCCCGTGCGATGTGAATAAGTCAACATTCATATCAATGACGTAAGAGACATGTCATAGAAACAGAACATAATTTAATCAAGAGTCAGCTAAGTTTTAAAGACTCAATTCAATCAGGCAGGGCGATTCTCAACGAAGAACAGTCCACTTAAGCCACTCAGGAGTAGAATGCTGTCAGGTCCCCTCACAATCAAGAAAATTGGTTTCCTTACGAGCTTCATCGGTCTTTCTCTGGTGGTCGCGTCCTGCGGTCAACAGAGCGCCGCCCCGAGTGGCACCACCCAGACCGCCGCCCCCGCCACAGAAGACGCCCGCCTGAGCACCGCCGCCCTCCTCCCCGGCGCCCTGCCCATCACCGCCTCCACCGCGAGCGACGTGGCCCGCTCGGACACCACCTCCTGGTACTCCCGCGACGGCGCCCTCAGCAGCTACTGGGCCACCAACTGGACCAGCCAGAGCCAGTGGATCCGCTATGACCTCGGCAGCGCCCAGACGGTCGGCTCGGTCGCCGTGGCGTGGTACAACGGCGCCGCCCAGAAATACAAGTTCGACGTCGCCGTGTCCAGTGACGCCACCACCTGGAAGACCGTCGCCAGCGGCCTGAGCAGCAGCGGCACCACCACCGCCGCCGAGAAGTACGACTTCGCGGACCAGTCGGCCCGTTACGTCCGCATCACCCTGGCCGCCAACACGGCCGTCAAGCTCGCGGGCATCGCTGAGATCGCCCTGCTCGGCGCGGACACCACCACCGCCCCGGTCACCACGGCGCCCATCACCGCCCCGATCACGACCAACCCCGACGCGCTGACGCCCGAATCGTTCGGCGCGCGCGGAGACGGCGTCACGGACGACACCACCGCGCTGACCGCCCTGTTCAACGCCGCCAACAAGCAGGCCAAACCCATTGCCTTCGGTGCCGGCAAGACCTATCTCACGGGGCGCACCAACGGCTACCAGTACAACATCACGACCAACGGCCTGACCGTGCAGGGCAACGGCGCGACCATCAAGGTCATGAACGGCACCACCACCGCCAGCAGCCTCTACGTCCTGCGCATCGCCGCGCAGAACGTCACCGTCGAGAACCTCACCGTCGACGCCAACCGCGCCGGGCGCCCCACCCTGACCAACTGGAACCAGTACGCGTGGTTCATCGACGGCGGCAGCGTCAACGTCCGCCTCAAGGGCATCCGCGGCCTGAACAGCCCCGTCGACAACCTCTACATCCGTGATCAGATGGGCGCCTCGCCCAGCACCTCCGACGCGCTGTACCCGCGGGAGATCTACATCGACGGGGCGGAGATGCTGAACGCCGCGCGGAACAACGCCAGCGTGATCAGCAGCAAGAACGTGTACATCACGGGCGGGCGCTTCAACGGCGCGAACGGCTCGAACCCCGAGGCAGGCATCGACATCGAACCGAACACCAGCGACACGTACGGGAACAACGGGGTGTACCTGACGAACGTGGAGACGTCGAACAACCGGGGCGGGGGCGTGGACGTGGCGGGGCACCACAACCAGAACATCGTGGTGAAAAACCACGTGGCGAACAGCAACGGCACGGCCTTCTTCGCCATGCCCGACGGCGGCGCCATCCAGGTTGACGGCCTCACCGGCAGCAACTACGCCTCCAACCCCGTGGCGACTGAACGCAACGGCTTCGTGTCCCTGGTGCCCGGCGGCGTGACCGGCGGCAAGGTGAGCATCCAGAACGTGACGCTGACCGGCATCAACTCGACCCTGCCGAGCGTGCACCAGAACTACGACGGGGCCGTGACGATCCACGACACGCAGATCAACCAGTACACCGGCACGCGCCCGGTCGTGGAAGCCAAACCTGCCGACATCTACAACATCTACCGCGACGGCGTCAAAATCCAGTAACGCCAACGGTCACGCGGGGTGGGCTCCAGTTCAGGACTGGAGCCCACCCCGCGTGACCGATGCCACCCGCTCAGGGCAGGCGGGAGAGCGCCTCGGTGGGCGCCACCTCCGGCGTGGCCGCGTCCCCGGCCGCCCAGGCAGCCACGTCCACGCCGCGCCGCGCCGCCGGGCGCGCGCTGACCGGGCCGCGGTTCATCACGACGCCCATCACGCGCGCCGCGACGAGCCGCACCTGCTCCAGCGCGCGCAGCAGGTTGTCTTGGCTGGCCGTGCCGGGCGCCGTGACGAGCAGCACGCCGGACGCGCGCGCCATCAGCAGCAGCGTGTCCGCGATCTCCCCGGCGGGCGGGCAGTCCAGGATCACGAACTCGTACTGCTGCGCCCACTCGGCCTGGAGTGCCTCCAGCTTCCTGGGTTCCACGCTCAGGCGGGGCAGGCTGGGCTGCCGCCACAGGTCCACGCGGGGCGCCACCGCGACCGGGTGCGTGGCGGCCTCCGTCCGGGCCCGCCACAGTCCGGCCTGACCGGCGCCCAGTGGGTCAGTGTCGATCAGCAGGACGCGGGAGCCCCACTCGGCCAGCGCGGCGGCCAGCAGCGCCGCGACGGTGCTCGCGCCGTCCCCGCGGCGCAGGCCGCTGACGGCCACCACGCGCAGCTGCGGGCCGGGCAGCTGCGCCCAGACGCCCACCCGCAGTGACGCGGCCTGCTGCTGCACCTGCGCGTGCCGCAGGGCCGGGCCGAGGCCGCCGCCCAGCACGGTCCGCTTGAAGCGCGGCAGAACGGTCAGGGGAAGATCCAGGGCGTCTAGGTCTTCAATGAGGTTCACGCGGCGGCGGCTGAGGTCCAGCACGACCACGACCGGCAGCAGCAGCATGACGCTGAGCAGGCCCGCGACCAGCGCGTCCCGCATGGGGGTGGGCGAGACCGGCTCGGTGGGCAGCTGCGCGGTGCCCACGCGCGTCAGGCTGCCCACGGCCGCCTGCTCCAGCACCCGCAGCTGCTCGCGGTCGCGGACCAGCTGGGCGCGCAGGTCCAGCTGGTCCGCGCGGCCGGACTGGTTCGTGCCATTCAGGCGGGTATCGAGTGCACTGATGCGCCGCTCGACGCTCTCGCGGGCGCGCGTGACGCTGTCCGTGGCGCGCTGCGTGTCCCAGGCCATCAGGGCGGTGACGGTGGCGTCCGCGAAGGCGCGGGCGGCGGCGGGCGTGGCCGCTCGCGCCAGAACCTCGTACACCCCGGTGCGCTGCTCGTCCAGGCGGGACACCAGTTTCAGGGAACGGGGGCCGTCGGGCTGGGCGTTGCGGAGCAGGCGGCGGCGCAGGTCCAGCTGCTCGGCCTGCCCCAGCGGCGCGGCGTTCAGTCTGTTCTGGATGTCGCGCAGCACCTCGGGGCTGCCCAGCGCCTCCTGGAGAGCGCCGGTGGGCAGCGTGGGGGCCGTGACCAGCGCGTTGTTGATGACGGTGTTGCCGGTGTCGCTGCGCGCGGCGACCATGCTGGAGGTGGCCTGATAGACCTCCGGCGCGCGGCGGCTGCTCAGGAGGGTGACGCCCGCGACCGTGGCCGCCACGATCCCCACGGGGATCAGGAATCGCCGGACCGAGTGGGAGATCCGTCTGAGGTCGAGGGGCACTGCCCGCTCCGCTGGCGTTCCACGCTCCATGTGATCTTCTCCTTTGGCGTGCCCGGCCCCGGACCGGTCGGGACGACCGGACGGCGCGGGCGCTTGATCCGCTGCTGGAGAAATTGTGGAAGAGCGGGCGTAACAGTATCGTTAACGCCCGCTCCTGTGGCCGCGCGGCGGCGCTGGCATGGTCTTTTCGCAGACTTACTGCGCGCTCAGGTCGTAGTTGTTCAGGATGACCGTCTGTACGGTGCCGTCCGGGTTCAGGAGGTTCCAGCCGGTCTTGGTGCCGCTGGCGAACTGCCCGTCCCGCTGGGCGTAGATCAGGCGCTTGCTGTTGTCGGCGCTCAGGACCGTGTCGCCCGTGTCGTAGCGGTTGTTGCTGTTCGCGTCGCGGAACACGATCACGCGGTACGTGCCGTACGGCAGGTTGGTGGGCAGGTCCAGGGAGTACCCGCCGGTCAGGAACTTGTCGATGATCTGGCTCTGGGTGCCGTCGGCCGTGTACTGACTGTTGTTGTACCCGACGATCGCCAGGCCCAGGTTCTGGTTGGCGTCGAAGCCGCGCAGCTGTCCGGTGACGTCTTTCTTGATGGGGTTCCCGGCCAGGGTGCAGGCGCTGAGGGTCAGGGGAGCGAGGATCGCGGCGGCGAGCATGGCTTTCATGGGTGGACCTCCTGGGGAATGGGGCTTCGGGTGTCTGCGCCCACCGTAGGGGGTGAGGGGGCGGGGGGCGTGAACGGGGCCTAGCGGTTGGGTTCAGCTGAGCTTCACCGGGCCTTATGGGGCGCGTCCCGCTATACTTCCCGGCATGCAGAGGCAGCCGTTTACAGCGTTGGCCGCCGTGTACGACGCGATCATGGCGGACGTGGAGTACGACCACTGGGCGGATTTCGTCCTGACGTACGCGCGGGACGCCGGGCTGCCCGGGCCGGGGCGGGCGCTGGACCTGGCGTGCGGCACAGGCGGCTTCACGCGGGAGTTGCGCGCGGCGGGCTGGGACGTGACGGGCCTGGATTTCAGTGAGGCGATGCTCGCGGAGGCGCGGACCCGGCTACCGGGCGTGCCGTTCGTGCAGGGGGACCTGCGGACCTTCGACCTTGGGGAGCGGTTCGGGCTGGTGACGTGCGTGTTCGACAGCCTGAACAACCTGCTGACCCCGGCGGACCTGGGGGCGGCCCTGTCGCGCGCGCGGGCGCACCTGAGTCCCGGCGGGCTGCTGGCGTTCGACGTGAACACGCGCCTGGGCGTGCGGGAGTTGTGGGAGGGGGACGCCATCGAGGGCCTGGCGCCCCTACCGGACGGCGGGGAAGTGCACTACCACTGGTCGCACCACTACGACGCGGAGGCGGATGTGGGCGTGGTGCAGGCGTTCTGCCGGGTGGATGATCAGGAGTTCGTGGAAACGCACCGCGAGCGCGGGTACGACCCGGCCGACCTGGACCCCCTGCTGAGGGCGGCGGGCTTTGAGACGTGGGAGACCGTGGAGTACCCGGATTACGCGCCGCCGGAACCGGACGCGCCGCGCGTGTGGGTGTTCGCCCGAGCGGGCGGATCGTGAGCGCCCTGCCGGTGCTGGGCGCGGGCGGCTGGGGCACGGCGCTGGCCGTGAACGCGGCGCGCAACGGCCCGGTGCGGCTGTGGGCGCGCCGCGCGGATTTTGCGCGCACGCTGGCCGAGCAGCGGGTGAACGCGGAGTACCTGCCGGGCGTGACGCTCCCGGCGGGCCTGGAGGTCACGGCGCACCTAGGCGAGGCGATCACGGACGCGCCGTTCGCGCTGGTCGTGGTGCCCAGCGTGGGCGTCCCGGACCTGCTCGCGGCGCTGCCACGGGACCTGGGCGTGGTTCTGTGCGCCAAGGGGCTCGCGCCGGACGGCGGGCAGCTGAGCGTCCTGGCGCGGCAGCTGGGCTTCACGCGCGTGGCGGTCCTGAGCGGCCCGAACCACGCTGAGGAGATCGGACGGGGCCTGCCCGCCGCCACCGTGGTCGCCAGCCGCGACGGGGGCTTCGCGCGGTCCGTGCAGGCGGCACTGATGACGCCGGGCCTGCGCGTGTACACCAGTGACGACGAGACCGGCGTGGAACTGGGCGGCGTGCTGAAGAACGTCATGGCGGTCGCAGCCGGGCTGGTGGACGGCCTGAACCTGGGCGACAACGCGAAGTCCGCGCTGATCACGCGTGGGCTGCGCGAGATGAACCGCTACCTGACGGCGCTGGGCGCGCGTGAGGAGACGGTGTACGGCCTGAGCGGCCTGGGGGATCTGGTCGCCACGGCCACCAGTCGCCACAGCCGCAACCGCGCGGCGGGCGAGGCCATCGCGCGCGGGGAGCACCCGGGGCAGGGCGGGAAGGTCGTGGAGGGCCTGCGCACAGCGGGCCTGCTGGACGCGTGGGCGGCGGCGCACGGGCATGACCTGCCGATCGTGCGGGCGGTGGCGCACGTCACGCGCGGCGAGTGGTCCCCGCAGGACGGCGTGGCCCGCCTGATGGAACGCGAGGCGAAACCCGAACAGCACTGAGTTCAGGCGCCCTCTGCCGACCCCGCCCGCCGGGTGTTTCCACCTGGGTCAGGGCCTGAAAACCAGCGTGCCACACGATCTTGAGCGGGCCTTCATGTCCGCATGTTTTGCTGCATGTTGTATGCCACTTTCCAGGGAAGTACAAGTGCTTGTACCTCCTGCGGGCGGGTGGTACAGTCAGCCATCTAAGGCAAGGCCCACTTCACCGGCCACCCACAGCAGCTCACCTCACGGCCCCCACCGGGGCGGTGCGGTCTCGCTGCTGTGTGCCCAAGCCACCCCCTCGCCCGCAAGGAGACCCACCGTGACCACCCTGAGCGCCCAGCCCCTGACCAACTTCGACGAGAACGCCCACCACATTGCCAAGCGGCAGTACCTGCAAGGCACGGACGGCGACCTGAGCGGCATGTTCCGCCGCATCGCCACCTGGGTGGCCGGCGCAGAGGAGGCGGGCGCGCGCGAGCACTGGGCGCAGGCGTACTACGACCTGATGGCCGAGAAGAAATTCTGCCCCGGCGGGCGCGTCCTGGCTGGCGCCGGTACGCAGCACGGCAACGTCCTGAACTGCTTCGTGCAGGGCGCCACTGAGCACGCCCCGCACACCTTCGAGGGCGTGATGGAAGTCGCGAAGAAACTCGCGCTGGTCACGAAGGTCGGCGGCGGAAACGGCGTGAACCTGGACGTATACACGCCCCGCGCCGAGAGCAGCCGCCCCGACACCGGCGTGCGCGGCTGGGTGTACATGAGCGCCGCGCACGCGGACGTGCAGGACTTCATCGAGGGCCTCATGCGCCCCCCCACCCAGCCCGACGGTGAGAAGCAGCCCATCGCGGTGCGCAACTGGACGCGCGTGGTGTACGGGCAGGTCATCAAGCCGGAACTGGTCGCGCTGGCCCGCGCGAACGGCGTGTCCGTCGTCAAGGCCATGCCCGAAGGCGTGCAGGCCGTGCCGGACGACATGGGCGGCATCATCGACGCGGCCCGCAAGATCGCCGAGGACGCCAAGACCGGCCTGGAGCCCCGCCTGGACCTGAGCAGCATGCGCCCCGAGGGTGCCCCGATCAAGGGTTCGGGCGGCACGAGCAGCGGCCCCGTGAGCTTCCTGCTGGAAATCTTCGACAACTTCCTGGAATGGGCCAACCGCGGCGCGGAAGCGTCGGGCCCGATCAACACCCTGCGCTTCGTGTACGCCCCGGTGCTGCGCGTCGTCCGTCAGGGCGGCACCCGGCGCGGCGCGGGCATGGCCACGATTTCCATTGAGCACCCGGACGTGCTGGACTTCCTGACCGCCAAGGACCTCGACCGCGAGGCCAGCGAGGGGGACATCAGCACCTTCAACATCAGCATCCTGGTCAGCAGCGCCTTCTGGGACACCCTCCAGGCGGGCGGCGTGTGGCACGTTAACGCGCAGGACGTGCCCGGCAAGTACTACCTCGCCCCGCAGAAGGGCGCGTTCAAGGGCACCCTGCCCACGCTGCCCATCCGCGCCGAGGACGACGCGCAGGGCGTCCCCGTGTACACCGACAAGAGCGGCAAGACCGGCATCCCCGCCCAGTGGCTGTGGGACCAGATCGCGCAGCACGCCTGGAGCACCGGCGAACCCGGCCTGATCTTCGTGGACCGCATCAACGAGCATTCCGCCCTGAAGAACCTGGGCGAGCGCTACCAGATCCGCAGCACCAACCCCTGCGGCGAGATCCCCCTGACCGTCGGTGAACCCTGCGACCTGGGCGCCATCAACCTCGCGGCGTACGTGCACAGCAGCACCTTCGACTACGACACGTTCCGCGCGGACGTCCGCACCGCCGTGCGCTTCCTGGACGACGTGCTCGACGTGAACGTGTTCGCACTCGAAGACAACCGCGTCGCCAGCCAGGACCTGCGCCGCCTGGGCCTGGGCGTCATGGGCCTCGCCGACGCCCTCATCAAACTCGGCCTGCGCTACGACAGTGAAGCGGGCCGCGACACCATCTACGACATCATGAGCGCCCTGCGCGAGGAAGCCATCGCGGAAAGCGAACGCCTGGGCGAGGAACGCGGCATCTACCCCGTGTACACCCGCCACGCCGAGCAGATCCCCCACGCACCCCGCCGCAACGTCGCCGTGCTGACCGTCGCCCCCACCGGCACCACCAGCATGCTCATGGGCGTCAGTAGCGGCATCGAACCCATCTTCAGCCCGTTCATCTGGCGCAAGATCGGCAGCGAATACCGCGCCCTCCTCGCTCCCCTCTTCGTCGAACTGCTCGAAACGTACCCCGCCCCCCAGGGCATGACGAAGGACGGAGGCTGGGACTGGGACAAGGTCACCGAAGCCGTCAGCGAAAACCACGGTTCGGTCGTCGGCCTGCCGTTCATTCCCGACGCCCTCCAGCAGGTGTTCGTCTGCGCGCACGACATCAAACCCGTCGATCACGTCCGCATGCAGGGCACCGTGCAGCGCGCCTTCGACGCCGAAGGGCACGCCGCCAACAGCCTCAGCAAGACCATCAACCTCCCCAACGACGCCACCGTGCAGGACGTGCAGGACGCCTACAGCGAAGCGTACAAGACCGGCTGCAAAGGCATCACCGTCTACCGCGACGGCAGCCGCCAGTTCCAGGTCCTGAGCACCAGCAAGAAAAAAACCAAGAAAGAAGACGACAACGCCGAACCCACCCCCGCTGAACCCAGCGCCAGCGCCGACGTCATGGGCGAAAGCACCCCCACCCCGGAACCCACCCCCGCCCCCACGCCCAAGGTGAGTCCCACCATGCCCAGCAAACCCACCTACGAACGCCCCACCCGACTGCGCGGCATCACCGACATGGTCAAACTCACCGACCCCACCAGCGGCCACCGCCGCAGCTTCCTCGTCACCGTCAACGAACTCGGCGGCAAACCCGTCGAAGTCATGGTCATCAGCGGCCGCGCCGGCGACGAAGCGAACGCCGACAGCGAAGCCCTCGGCCGCGTCGTCAGCATCGCCCTCCAGCACGGCGTCCCCGCCCAGGCCATCGTCAAAACCCTGCGCGGCATCAACGGCGGCCTGTACGGCAGCTACAACGGCCGCCTCGTGGGCAGCAAAGCCGACCTGATCGCCGTCGCCCTGGAAACCTTCCAGAAAGACCTCGACGCCGCCAAACTCCCCCCCCTCGCCGGAGGCAGCACCGACACCGCCCAACCCGTCACCAGCAGCGCTGCGCCCAGTGGCGTCAGCGTGGAGGGCATGGGGCGCGAGCGGTGCCCGGTGTGCGAGGAGAAAGCCGTGATCCGCGAGGAAGGCTGCCTAAAATGCCAAGCCTGCGGCTACAGCAAATGCGGCTGAGGTAGAGAAAAAACCGTCACTCCGCTGACTGGTCTGCTTGCCCTCCACGGGGCAGGCAGATTTTTCTGTGTCGTCCCAGGGAGAAGGCGTACGCTCCGGCCGGGCCCGGGCGGGTACGCTGCCCGTATGCCTCTGTCGGATTACGCTCGCCCCTCCCCTGCTCGGTTTCGTCTGTATGCGTCGTTGTTGGTGCTGCTGGTGTTGACGGCGGTGGTGGGGCGGCGGCGTCCGGGGGAGCTGGGCACGCGGGAGACGCTGCGGCGCAGTGCGTTCGCGCGGGTGATGTTCATGGATATCGGCGCGCTGAGCACCCTGGGCGCGCTGTATCTGGTGTTGAACGGGCGGACGCGGGTGCGGGTCCCGGCGGCGGTGGCGTCGTTGTTCGCGGGGAGTTTCGCGTTGCTGCCCGCGCTGATGTTGGAGGACGCGGCGGCCATGCGGGCCGAGCGGGAGGGCCGCACGGAGTAGCCCGGCCAGGCGTGCGGCTCAGGTGGGGTGGTCGCGGCGCGGCCACCAGTGTTCCAGCAGCAGCGTGACGCCCAGGCTGACGGTCACGCCCAGTAGCCAGCCGGCCAGAACGTCGCTGGGGGCGTGGACGCCCAGCAGGACGCGGGCGGCGCCCATGCTTAGGGCGTACGCGGCGGTCAGGGTGACGGCCCAGGTGCGGGTGGGGGTGCGGCGCAGCAGGACGCTCAGGAGGGTGCCCAGCGCGGCGGCGAGGGCGGCGTGCCCGCTGGGGTAGGACAGGCCGGGCGCGGCGACCAGGTGCGGGTACAGGGTGGGTCGGGGGCGGTGCACGGCGGCGTTCAGCAGGAGTTGCGCGGCCAGCGTGGCGGTCATGCCGGTCAGGAGCAGCAGCGCCGCGCGGCGCGAGCGGGTGAACGCCCACGCGGCGATCAGGGCGGTGGCGGTCAGGGTGACGCCCAGCAGGCCCGTGACGTTCAGGGCGCGGGCGGCGCCGATGGTGGCGGGCGTGGCGTGCGTGTGCAGCCACGCGCTAACGGGGGTGTCCAGGGGGGCGGTGGTGCCGGTCTGCACGGTGATGGTCAGGGCGGTCAGGGCCAGCAGGCTCAGCAGGGCGGGCCACGTCAGGCGGGATGGACTGCGTGGCTGGTTGGGCCGGGGCATGGGGGTCAGGTGGGGCGCAGGACGTGCAGCGCGGCAGGCCAGACCTGTACGTGTACGGGGCCGCCGGGGTCAGTGCGGGTTTCGCCATCCACGTGGAAGATCTGTCCTGTGGCGTGCAGGGTGAAGGTGGCGGCCACGTCTTCCTGCACGCTGGGGAGCGTGTCGAACTGGCCGCGCAGCAGGGCGGCGGCGTACGCCAAGAGGCTGTCGCGCTGCTCGCCGTTCACGCGGATCAGGTTCAGCTGCCCGTCGCCAGGGTGGGCGTCTGGGGCGAGGCGCAGGCTGTTCCCGGTGGACTGGATGTTCATGATTTCCAGCAGCGTCACGGGTGGCGCGGGGCGGTCCTCTCCGTTCACGTGGACGGGAACGTTCTGCGGCTGGAAGCCGGGCAGGGTACTCAGGAGGGCCTGCGCGGCCCGCAGGGGGCTCTTGGGCCCTTCGGGGTCGTAGGCGTGCAGGACGTCTGCGAACACGCCGCACCCGAACGCCTCGAAGAACACGTCCTCGCCCCAGGGGGCCTGCACGCGGCCCGCGTCGAACGGGTGGGGCGCCGCGGTCCGGTACGCGCGGACGATGTCCAGCGGGTCGCCCTGAAGTCCCAGGGTCCGGGCAATGTTGTTTGAGGTGCCCAGCGGGATCACGCCGACGGTCGCGCTGCGCCCGGTGAGGTGCAGCGCGGCGGCGCGGAAGGTGCCGTCCCCTCCGGCGATGAACACCGGGCCGGGCAGTGGACCGTGCAGGGCGGTCAGCAGGTCGTCGGGCGTGCGGGTGGGGCGGTACTCGGCGTCGAATCCGGCGTCCCGCAGGGCGCCCTGCACCTGCGTGGGGTCGGCGCGGTGGCTGCTGCCGGAACTGGCGTTGTGGATCAGCACGGCGGGCGTCAGTGGGCCCGGGGTCAGTTCGGCAGCGGCCATGTGATGCACTCTACGGTGGCGCGGGGCGGGATGAGGGTGCGGGTCATGGTTTGCTCAAGGCGCGTGGGCGGGCGGGGTGGCTACAGTAGCGGCATGACCGCACTGCCCGATCCACTCACGCTGGAGGGCGCTCCCTCCGCCGCGCCGCGTGGCCCCGCGACCCTGATCTACAACACGAACGCGGGCG is a genomic window of Deinococcus radiotolerans containing:
- a CDS encoding NAD(P)H-dependent glycerol-3-phosphate dehydrogenase translates to MSALPVLGAGGWGTALAVNAARNGPVRLWARRADFARTLAEQRVNAEYLPGVTLPAGLEVTAHLGEAITDAPFALVVVPSVGVPDLLAALPRDLGVVLCAKGLAPDGGQLSVLARQLGFTRVAVLSGPNHAEEIGRGLPAATVVASRDGGFARSVQAALMTPGLRVYTSDDETGVELGGVLKNVMAVAAGLVDGLNLGDNAKSALITRGLREMNRYLTALGAREETVYGLSGLGDLVATATSRHSRNRAAGEAIARGEHPGQGGKVVEGLRTAGLLDAWAAAHGHDLPIVRAVAHVTRGEWSPQDGVARLMEREAKPEQH
- a CDS encoding diacylglycerol/lipid kinase family protein; amino-acid sequence: MAAAELTPGPLTPAVLIHNASSGSSHRADPTQVQGALRDAGFDAEYRPTRTPDDLLTALHGPLPGPVFIAGGDGTFRAAALHLTGRSATVGVIPLGTSNNIARTLGLQGDPLDIVRAYRTAAPHPFDAGRVQAPWGEDVFFEAFGCGVFADVLHAYDPEGPKSPLRAAQALLSTLPGFQPQNVPVHVNGEDRPAPPVTLLEIMNIQSTGNSLRLAPDAHPGDGQLNLIRVNGEQRDSLLAYAAALLRGQFDTLPSVQEDVAATFTLHATGQIFHVDGETRTDPGGPVHVQVWPAALHVLRPT
- a CDS encoding adenosylcobalamin-dependent ribonucleoside-diphosphate reductase is translated as MTTLSAQPLTNFDENAHHIAKRQYLQGTDGDLSGMFRRIATWVAGAEEAGAREHWAQAYYDLMAEKKFCPGGRVLAGAGTQHGNVLNCFVQGATEHAPHTFEGVMEVAKKLALVTKVGGGNGVNLDVYTPRAESSRPDTGVRGWVYMSAAHADVQDFIEGLMRPPTQPDGEKQPIAVRNWTRVVYGQVIKPELVALARANGVSVVKAMPEGVQAVPDDMGGIIDAARKIAEDAKTGLEPRLDLSSMRPEGAPIKGSGGTSSGPVSFLLEIFDNFLEWANRGAEASGPINTLRFVYAPVLRVVRQGGTRRGAGMATISIEHPDVLDFLTAKDLDREASEGDISTFNISILVSSAFWDTLQAGGVWHVNAQDVPGKYYLAPQKGAFKGTLPTLPIRAEDDAQGVPVYTDKSGKTGIPAQWLWDQIAQHAWSTGEPGLIFVDRINEHSALKNLGERYQIRSTNPCGEIPLTVGEPCDLGAINLAAYVHSSTFDYDTFRADVRTAVRFLDDVLDVNVFALEDNRVASQDLRRLGLGVMGLADALIKLGLRYDSEAGRDTIYDIMSALREEAIAESERLGEERGIYPVYTRHAEQIPHAPRRNVAVLTVAPTGTTSMLMGVSSGIEPIFSPFIWRKIGSEYRALLAPLFVELLETYPAPQGMTKDGGWDWDKVTEAVSENHGSVVGLPFIPDALQQVFVCAHDIKPVDHVRMQGTVQRAFDAEGHAANSLSKTINLPNDATVQDVQDAYSEAYKTGCKGITVYRDGSRQFQVLSTSKKKTKKEDDNAEPTPAEPSASADVMGESTPTPEPTPAPTPKVSPTMPSKPTYERPTRLRGITDMVKLTDPTSGHRRSFLVTVNELGGKPVEVMVISGRAGDEANADSEALGRVVSIALQHGVPAQAIVKTLRGINGGLYGSYNGRLVGSKADLIAVALETFQKDLDAAKLPPLAGGSTDTAQPVTSSAAPSGVSVEGMGRERCPVCEEKAVIREEGCLKCQACGYSKCG
- a CDS encoding phosphatase PAP2 family protein, producing MPRPNQPRSPSRLTWPALLSLLALTALTITVQTGTTAPLDTPVSAWLHTHATPATIGAARALNVTGLLGVTLTATALIAAWAFTRSRRAALLLLTGMTATLAAQLLLNAAVHRPRPTLYPHLVAAPGLSYPSGHAALAAALGTLLSVLLRRTPTRTWAVTLTAAYALSMGAARVLLGVHAPSDVLAGWLLGVTVSLGVTLLLEHWWPRRDHPT